In the genome of Calditrichota bacterium, the window GCGCCCAGGACTGGGGCACCGTGGAGGTGGCGCCCGATTTTGACCCGCGCCGCGTGCAGCAGACCACCTTTGCCGGACGCGTGCGCTTGGGTGCCTTCCGCGACTGGCTCGACCTGCATGAAGGCGTACGCAAGCCCTGCGGGGTTTATCGCTCCTCGCTGCAGGATTGCACCATCGGCGAGGACTGCTACATCGCCGACGTGCGCAGCTTGGCCCGCTATGACGTAGCCGACCGGGTGGCCATCGAGAACGTGGGCTGCCTCGTGGTCACCGGCGAGACCACCTTTGGCAACGGCGTGCGCATCGAGGTGCTCAACGAGGCAGGCGGTCGGGAAAAGCCGCTGTTCCAAGGAATCACCGCCCAGATTGCCTACCTCATCGTCACCTACCGCCATAACCACGAGCTGATTGCCAAGCTGTACGAGCTTGTCGACCAGGAAGTGGCCGCAACCAAGTCCGACCGCGGCGCCGTCGGCGAAGGTGCCCGCATCACCGACTGCGTCACCATCCGCAACGTGGCCATTGGCCCGCATGCGCGAATCTCGGGCGCCTTGCTCCTCGAAGAAGGAACCATAGCGAGCAACGAGCATGACCCGATTCTCATCGGCCAAGGGGTCATTGCCAAAAAGTTCATCGCCCTCTCCGGCGCACACATTGACGGTTCGGCAATCGTGGACAAGTGCATTGTGGGCCAGGGCGTGCGCATCGGCAAGCAGTTCTCGGCGGAGAACTCCGGGTTTTTCGCCAACTGCGAGTGCTTCCACGGCGAGGCGGTGAGCGTCTTCGCCGGCCCGTATACCGTCACCCATCACAAGTCCACCCTGCTCATCGCCGGCATGTTTTCCTTCTACAACGCTGGCAGCGGCTCGAACCAGAGCAACCACATGTACAAGTTGGGCCCTGTCCACCAGGGCATTTTGGGACGGGGCGCAAAAACAGGCTCTTTCTCCTACATGATGTGGCCCTGCCGCGTGGGCGCCTTTACCGGCGTCATCGGCAAGCACTATGCGAACTTTGACACGTCCGAGTTCCCCTTCTCCTACATCTTGGAGGCAGAGGGAAAGAGCGTGCTCATGCCCGCCATGAACCTGTGCACGGTGGGCACACGGCGCGACAGTGCCAAGTGGCCCCGCCGCGACCGGCGCCGCGACCCGGACAAACGCGACCTCATCAACTTTGCCCTGTTCAGTCCGTACACCGTTGGTCGCATCCTTCTGGGGATCGAACGGCTGGCAGAACTTGAGGCAACAGTGCCACCAGACCAGCCGTTCGCCCAGTACGCGGGCGTGCACATCAAGCGCGCCAAGATACGGCCTGCGATAGAACAGTACGAAATGGCGGTGCGCATCTACTTAGGCGAAGAGCTCGCCAAGCGTCTCGAGGCTCATCGCGACGCCCGCTCCTATCGGGAACTACTCGCCGCCCTGCACAGGCCCCAGCCCGAGGCCACCGGCCGGTGGATTGACATGGCCGGGATGCTCGCCCCGCGACAGACCGTGGAGCAGCTCATCGCCGCGGTCACTGCCGGCCAAGTCCGCAACCTGGAAGAGCTGCGCACCCGCCTCAAGGCCCTGCACGAAGACTATGAGGGCCTCGCCTGGGGTTGGTGCATCGACATCATCGAGAAGAGGTCAGGCACCGCCTTCACCCGCCTCAGCAAGGCGCAGGTCATCGATCTCCTACGCCAGTGGCAGGAAAGCGTGGCGCGCTTCAACGCCCTGGTACTGGAAGATGCGCGCAAAGAGTTCTCCGAGCGCAGCCGCATCGGTTATGGCCTGGACGGCAGCGTGGACGAACGCGATCGCGACTTTGAGGCCGTGATCGGCAAGTACGAGGAAAACAAGTTCGTCAAAGAGGTGGAAGCAGAGACGGCGACCGTGCAGCAACGTGCCGCCGAGCTCATCCCCTTTGTCGAGGCACTCCCGGAGGGAAATGCATGAACGCTCGTGTGCCCATCCATGTGGACGACCTCTGCCTCAAGGCGATTGACTTGTGGACGAACAGGTGGCTCCTGCTCACTTCCGGGGATTTTCGGGCCGGCCACTTTAACTGCATGACCGTAGCCTGGGGCAGCATCGGTCAAATGTGGGACAGACCCTTCGTGCAAGTGGTAGTGAGGCCTTCTCGCTACACCTACGGGTTCATGGAGCGCTACCCCACCTTCACCTTGTGCGCCTTTCCCGAGGCATACCGGGGAGCCCTCGAATTGCTCGGCAGCAAATCCGGGCGCGACGGTGACAAGATCGCCGAGGCAGGGTTGACGCCGCAGCCCGCCATTGTGGTGGCCGCTCCATGCTACGCCGAGGCCGACTTGGTCCTCGAATGCCGCAAAATGTACTGGGACGACTTGGCGCCTGAACACTTCGGCGACGCCGGGATTGCCTCGCTCTACCCTCGGGGCGACTATCACCGCGTCTATTTTGGCGAGATCCTCGCCGTGAGCGGCAGCCCCGACTATCGCGCCTGCAAGGCGAAATGAGCGAGGTCCAAGGCGTAAAGAGCGGAGGGCTACCCGCATGAACGACTTCAAGGGCAAGGTCGCCATCGTCACGGGTGGAACCGGGGGACTGGGACAACATGTGACACGAGCCTTCCTGCAACAGGGGGCTACCGTCGTCGTGCCATACAGGGAGGAAACGTCATTCGCCGCGCTGCAGGAGGCTCTCGGCGAGCTGAGCCAGGCCGTGTGTGGGCTGCAGGCCGACCTGCTCGAAGAGCCGAGTGTAGCCAAGATGGTGGAGGAGGTCGTCCGGCGGTTCCGGCGCATCGACGTGCTCGTGCACCTGGTGGGTGGGTTCTTAGGCGGGGTGCCGGTCGCAGAAACCACCCTGGCCCAATGGGAGCAGATGATGCGGCTCAATGTCCTCTCCACCTTCCTCTGCTGCCGGCAGGTCGTGCCGGTGATGGTCCGCCAGGGCTCCGGCAAGATCGTTACGGTTGGCGCGCAGGCGGGCTTGCAGGGCCGGGCTAAGGTTGCCGCCTACGCCGCGGCCAAAGCGGCCGTGCTCAATTTCACCCAGTCGCTGGCCGCGGAAGTGAAGAAGCAGCACATCAACGTCAATGCCGTGGTGCCCAGCACCATCGACACGCCTGCCAACCGTGCCGCCATGCCGGATGCCGACTACTCCCAGTGGGTGAGCCCCCAATCGTTAGCGCAGGTGATTCTCTTCTTGGCCTCCGATGCGGCACGGGACATACACGGGGCGATCGTTCCGGTGTTTGGCTAAGAACCGCGGGATGATGAAGGGCCTTTGCGAACCACGAGCGGGAGTTGTTTGTGGCAAGTGGCACCCGCAACGGTCTCCATGCTCAAGCCGAATAACCGCTGGCCCCCGCGTGTCAGCGTGCAGAGGGGAATCAAGCAGACTCCTGATGGAGATCCTCTTCTTTGGCGTGGTCCTGGGAGCATGCGGGTGAGCGGCCGCCGGGCCAAGGCCCGAGGGCCCTCCCGAAAACCCCAACCGCAAGCTTGCCCACCTCCGCCCGCCACTCTTGCTGCCCGCGGACCTTGGGTGCGCCTATTGAGCCCAACGGCTTGGCGTTAACCTACGTGCGCGTCAGCGCCCGTCGGGTTCAACGCCATGTTCGGCGGCAGCTCGCTGGCGTGCCGCTCGTACCACTGCAACAAAGATTGAGCCGCGCGCAGTGCGGCATGAATTGAGGGCTCAACGTCGGCAAAGCGAGATTCCAGGGATATCGGGTCAACCGCTATCCGGACGACGAGCGACTTGCCGGCCCTGGCGATCGCCATCCCCGCGTCGAGGGTGGCTTGGAACCGCGTTACGAATTGTCCCACGTTCTCGGCTTGACCATCGAATTGCAGATCAACGTTTCCATAGGGGACCTTGTGAACCAATTTCACTCCTTTCCGCAGCTGGTGCGGCTTGAAGTAGATGAAGGTGGAGGTTGCCGGCTTGGAACCCGGTCTGGGCATGCGTAGCCCAGGAGCTATCGAGGAGGCCGTCTTCCAGTAGTTCTGCCAAAATCCGGTGGCTACGGCATCGGGAACCATCCTCCACCCGTTTTCACCACGTGTGATGGCTGTCTTGATCAGCTGGACCTTGTACATCGACCTCTGGTCACCGCTTGCGCTAAACCATTCCACAAGGTCCTCGTAGGTGAGCCTTCGCTGGAATCCGCTGACTGAATCGACGTAGGACTTCGGTCCGACCAGCAGAGTCACGATCTGGTCGCACTCGCCTCGCGAAATGTAGTCTCGACCACGCTGGGAGTACCGCTCGGCCTGACGAGGCTGCAGGGCCGCGTCGATCTTGTCCTCGACCAGAACGCGCGTCCGGCACCCTTCGCGATAGAACGTGACTTCGAGGTCCGATTCGCCCTTTGACGTCACCACCGAGCGGGCTACGCCCTCGAGCACTTGCGGGCGCTCCAGCCCCACCCTGGTTACGAACCAATCACAGAATTCCGGAGACACCACCAGCTCCTCAAGGATGAGCAGATCGATGTCGCGCTCCGTTACACCTCGCAGTTCAATCTTAGGCATCGTTTCCTCCTGGTCCGCCTAACGGCTTGCGCTTCAGTCGCCCGCGTAGCGGGTGGGCTGGATAGGGGTGTTGGGGGGCGCTTTGCCCTGAAGTGATCCATGGTGTTGCAAAACGTCCAT includes:
- a CDS encoding SDR family oxidoreductase, with the translated sequence MNDFKGKVAIVTGGTGGLGQHVTRAFLQQGATVVVPYREETSFAALQEALGELSQAVCGLQADLLEEPSVAKMVEEVVRRFRRIDVLVHLVGGFLGGVPVAETTLAQWEQMMRLNVLSTFLCCRQVVPVMVRQGSGKIVTVGAQAGLQGRAKVAAYAAAKAAVLNFTQSLAAEVKKQHINVNAVVPSTIDTPANRAAMPDADYSQWVSPQSLAQVILFLASDAARDIHGAIVPVFG
- a CDS encoding DUF4954 family protein → MAYRKLSAAEIRLLEKQGCRAQDWGTVEVAPDFDPRRVQQTTFAGRVRLGAFRDWLDLHEGVRKPCGVYRSSLQDCTIGEDCYIADVRSLARYDVADRVAIENVGCLVVTGETTFGNGVRIEVLNEAGGREKPLFQGITAQIAYLIVTYRHNHELIAKLYELVDQEVAATKSDRGAVGEGARITDCVTIRNVAIGPHARISGALLLEEGTIASNEHDPILIGQGVIAKKFIALSGAHIDGSAIVDKCIVGQGVRIGKQFSAENSGFFANCECFHGEAVSVFAGPYTVTHHKSTLLIAGMFSFYNAGSGSNQSNHMYKLGPVHQGILGRGAKTGSFSYMMWPCRVGAFTGVIGKHYANFDTSEFPFSYILEAEGKSVLMPAMNLCTVGTRRDSAKWPRRDRRRDPDKRDLINFALFSPYTVGRILLGIERLAELEATVPPDQPFAQYAGVHIKRAKIRPAIEQYEMAVRIYLGEELAKRLEAHRDARSYRELLAALHRPQPEATGRWIDMAGMLAPRQTVEQLIAAVTAGQVRNLEELRTRLKALHEDYEGLAWGWCIDIIEKRSGTAFTRLSKAQVIDLLRQWQESVARFNALVLEDARKEFSERSRIGYGLDGSVDERDRDFEAVIGKYEENKFVKEVEAETATVQQRAAELIPFVEALPEGNA
- a CDS encoding flavin reductase, with the translated sequence MNARVPIHVDDLCLKAIDLWTNRWLLLTSGDFRAGHFNCMTVAWGSIGQMWDRPFVQVVVRPSRYTYGFMERYPTFTLCAFPEAYRGALELLGSKSGRDGDKIAEAGLTPQPAIVVAAPCYAEADLVLECRKMYWDDLAPEHFGDAGIASLYPRGDYHRVYFGEILAVSGSPDYRACKAK